The Malus domestica chromosome 10, GDT2T_hap1 genome contains a region encoding:
- the LOC139188565 gene encoding uncharacterized protein yields MEEHHRRFSIPHSIITNNGPHFVGKDLAKFFEKYGIKQHMSTPRYSQGNGQAKASNKTILDCLKKYHSDKKGNWPNELIGVLWAYRTTKRQATGKTPFSLAYGSEAIIPPNIMEPSIGTVLPNFEQNENEMAKNLDLAEEEREKVITRIAVYQQ; encoded by the coding sequence atggaagaacatcatcgCCGCTTCAGCATCCCTCACTCAATCATCACAAACAATGGTCCGCATTTCGTGGGCAAAGACTTGGCGAAGTTTTtcgaaaaatatggcatcaagcagcacatgtcgaCGCCCCGGTATTCACAGGGCAATGGGCAAGCCAAGGCGTCTAACAAGACCAttctcgactgcctcaagaagtACCACTCAGACAAGAAGGGCAATTGGCCAAACGAGCTCATCGGTgttctatgggcatatcgcaccaccaagaGACAAGCAACCGGTAAAACTCCATTCTCCTTGGCGTATGGCTCTGAGGCGATTATCCCTCCCAATATCATGGAGCCAAGTATTGGCACCGTACTGCCGAATTTTGAGCAGAACGAGAATGAGATGGCCAAAAACCTAGACTTGGCAGAGGAAGAGCGCGAGAAAGTTATCACCCGCATTGCAGTTTATCAGCAATAG
- the LOC139188566 gene encoding uncharacterized protein, with protein MSYSIYASMNLGDLKNDGVIIQLADRSNAYPKGVLEDVLVQVNDLVFPADFYVLEMEDSAHSIPLTILLGRPFMKIARTKIDVFKGTLTMEFDGDVIDFNISESIKYPKDDHSCFSIDVFNALAQDYLDSLNEDALETTIAQGIGLQNKWADFKHPHGMDREILAVPPSAKIGEMVAALESLPQHLGKPPIPIQIPVSTNKLLPSVIQAPVLELKPLPDHLKYVFFGDNETLPVIVSSSLKAMEEEKLIQVFKEHKTAIGWTLADIKRISPTTCIHRKLLEMGAKPTREAQRRLNPPMMEVVKKEIIKLLDCGVIYPISDSHWLSLVQVVPKKSGVTVVKNAKNELVPTRIQTGWRVCINYRKLNATTRKYHFPLPFIDQMLESSFKNLAYLGTCLIASRRGILTCTFLNVSRMSFSLSSFFVFMSIRGKGTLGGIGLELTEIGPNLPMVDDLGMLEVHDKVVSFLVVDYAIRAVLGQRKNKQPHVIYYASRTLNDAQLNYSTTEKELPDVVFALDKFRSYLIGTKVIVYIDHAALKYLLTKKEAKPRFIRWTLLLQKFDIEIRDKKGGENMVADHLSHLVHNEESLPILETFLDEQLLSVKV; from the exons ATGTCgtactctatttatgcatctatgaacctaggagatcttaaaaacgatggtgttatcattcaattagccgatcgttctaatgcatatccaaaaggggttttggaagatgttttggtgcaggttaatgACTTAGTATTTCCAGCggacttctacgtgcttgagATGGAAGATTCAGCCCATTCTATACCCTTGACGATCCTCCTTGGAAGACCCTTCATGAAAAtagcccgcaccaagatagatgtgtttaaagggacattaacaatggaatttgatggggatgttattgatttcaatatttctgaatCTATAAAATATCCTAaggatgatcattcttgtttctctattgatgtattTAATGCTTTGGCGCAGGATTACCTTGACTCCTTGAATGAGGATGCCcttgaaacaacaattgcacaaggaattggaCTTCAAAACAAATGGGCAGATTTCAAGCACCCTCACGGCATGGATAGGGAGATccttgccgtgccccctagtgcAAAAATAGgagagatggttgctgcccttgagtcattgccACAACATCTTGGTAAGCCTCCAATCCCAATTCAAATTCCCGTTTCTACTAACAAGTTGTTACCTTCcgtgattcaggcacccgtccttgagcttaaaccattgccggaccatttaaagtatgtatttTTTGGAGATaacgagacattgcccgtcattgttTCCTCATCACTCAAGGCAATGGAGGAGGAGAAATTGATTCAGGTGTTCAAAGAGCACAAAACGgcaattggatggacattggccgacatcaagagaattagccctacaacttgCATACATCGCAAACTTCTAGAGatgggggctaaaccaactcgagaggctcaacgtcgacttaaccctccaatgatggaagttgtgaagaaggaaattatcaagcttcttgattgtggagtcaTTTACCCTATCTCAGATAGTCATTGGCTTTCACTGGTTCAAGTTGTACCAAAGAAATCAGGAGTCacagtggtgaagaatgcaAAGAATGAACTTGTGCCCACTCGTATCCAAACCGGTTGGAGAGTTTGCATtaactataggaagctcaacgccaccacaagaaaatatcacttccctttgccgttcattgatcaaatgcttgaaag CTCCTTCAAGAACTTGgcatacttggggacttgtttGATTGCATCAAGAAGGGGAATATTGACTTGTACTTTTCTGAATGTTTCaagaatgtctttttcactttcttccttctttgttttcatgagtatacgagggaaaggaacattgggtggaatagggttagaatTAACCGAAATTGGACCTAACTTACCTATGGTGGACGATTTAGGGATGCTAGAAGTGCACGACAAGGTTGTTTCCTTCCTTGTCGTGG ATTATGCAATTAGAGCTGTTTTAGGTCAAAGGAAGAACAAACAGCCACATGTCATCTATTATGCTTCCCGGACcttgaatgatgctcaattaaactactccaccactgaaaaagaactccCTGATGTTGTGTTTGCattagataaatttcgttctTATTTAATTGGCACTAAAGTCATTGTTTACATtgatcatgcagctttgaagtatttgCTCACAAAGAAAGAAGCCAAACCAAGGTTTATTCGCTGGACGCTTCTTCTCCAAAAGTTCGATATTGAAATTAGGGACAAGAAAGGGGGTGAAAACATGGTGGCAGACCACTTGAGCCAtttggtgcataatgaggagtcatTACCTATCCTAGAAACGTTCCTTGATGAGCAATTGTTGTCCGTTAAG gtctaa